One window of the Dendropsophus ebraccatus isolate aDenEbr1 chromosome 12, aDenEbr1.pat, whole genome shotgun sequence genome contains the following:
- the LOC138769208 gene encoding suppressor of cytokine signaling 3-like — MFISLTMVTLRWNCFHRCFSPSSILAAMSSQAAQLSYHYKSFCGDYERVETALERLEASGYYWSTLSGTEAKKLLSDQPVGSFLIRDSSDHHHLFTLSLRTSAGITNLRIKLEGTSFYLETVAGAESPPTFPCVVKLVEHYMRLTAAGESDSNLCYIEGKEHPVPLMLTQPLNCKVVSLQYLCKRTVVANMPAEASGSDGNLEELPVSKMLRNAFKN, encoded by the coding sequence ATGTTCATTAGCCTGACGATGGTCACACTTCGCTGGAATTGCTTCCATCGCTGCTTCAGTCCATCATCCATCCTTGCAGCTATGAGCTCTCAGGCTGCCCAATTGTCTTACCATTACAAATCTTTCTGTGGAGACTATGAAAGGGTGGAGACTGCACTTGAGAGGTTGGAGGCCAGCGGCTACTACTGGAGCACACTCTCTGGTACTGAGGCCAAAAAGTTGTTATCCGATCAACCCGTTGGATCTTTTCTTATTCGTGACTCTTCGGACCATCACCATTTGTTTACCCTCAGCCTCCGCACATCCGCTGGCATTACCAACCTACGCATTAAACTAGAGGGAACTTCTTTCTACCTGGAGACAGTAGCAGGAGCAGAAAGCCCCCCGACGTTTCCCTGTGTGGTGAAGCTGGTTGAACATTATATGCGCTTGACGGCAGCCGGAGAGTCTGACTCTAATCTGTGCTACATTGAAGGGAAGGAGCATCCTGTCCCTCTTATGCTTACACAACCACTAAATTGTAAAGTGGTGTCTCTACAGTATTTATGTAAAAGGACAGTGGTGGCCAACATGCCTGCAGAAGCGTCTGGTTCCGATGGGAACTTGGAGGAACTTCCTGTGTCTAAGATGCTTCGTAACGCCTTTAAAAACTAG